The DNA window TGCCCTTAACTGGGTCAAAAGGGGAGATAAGGAAGAATTGCAGAAGAGTGAATTAGTTcatgaattaaatttatgaataaagacACATAAATTCATTTCTTGATGTGAACTTTGTGGCTCTGGAAATTGAGAAGcagtttagttagtttaagctgTTTAAGACTCTAATTAAGTGAACACTAGTGATTTGGAAAAGTGTGAATTATATAATGGATCTTTTCATGTGTTTCTCTTTGTTTATGTAAAGAGAAACACAAGAATTTCCATTCTAGTGGGTTCTTGTGTAGTTCAATATAGAAAATGTTATCGCCTATCAACTATCAttatggaataaaatatttagtacATTGATCACTACCGTTAagtgaaaatatatttatactaTTGTTTAGAAGAAGGCAATGATTTTATGATTTGCTCAAACCAAATACACTGTCACATATACACGATGGTCTTACTAATATTCTTGTATAACTCATGTTCAGACCAAGCCATAGTAAAATGAATTTTTCAATAAGAAAAACTCATTCCCTTGGTTTTTAGATAGTTAGTAAGATATTATGACGTGTTGTTTTATTGTGATTCAACAGTACTTGGAATTAATAATCAGGATTTCATGAAACAACCAAATTAAGACAACTGATTTAGTTTTGTCATTTCCAAAAGTTCATGTGCTAAAATTCAGTATCTAGAACCACAAGGGGATGAATGACGAAAAAATATTAGGTAAACTCTTCCTTTAATAAAATCTTCTGATTCATTGATAAAGTGGAGGAATATGAACAGTTCAACAATACAACGGAATTGAATTATTACAACAGCAAGAGCCACATTTACATATGCCAAcatgaaaaaattttgatattgatAGTTGATACCATACATTATGGGGCAGTTAAActctaaataaaacaaaatcatttGTCCACAGCCATCTCTCGCCCTATGCCAGCAACAGAAGCCAGACATTCTCTTTGTTAAAAACAAAAGCTAGACTTACATGTATAAATTTTCTTCACAACACAGAAAAAGGTTTTCCGTTAGAGGAAACAATCAAATGGTGCCCCCcataaataacatttttcccCTTTACAAGCAAGTGAAACAATAATGCAAAACACCTTTACACACATTATTTGCACCATGTAATAATGCATAAATTAGAGAAGTACTATAAAAAGTTAATTCAAAACCTTTGGATGGTACAACAGCTTGGGGATTCAAAATCAGCCCCTCCCCGCATTATGTCTCTGACTTCTAAATTGATTGAGGAGAGCCTGGgcctaaacaaagaaaataatccATCACCGCTGTGTTTGAAgaaatagaaatagaataagGGGCAAATAAGAGATGAAACAGTAAAGAACGAACCATACCTTTTCTTTGGCCCTCGGGGTACCTGACTGTGATAACGCGACTAATGGTGGGACAGCTCCTTCCTGAAGCACCATGCTTAAGAATCTGTTGCTATGTAAGCATAGATGCAGAAGAGCTGCTGCTGCATTCTCTTTTCCTCTTGCAGAGCCCAACTCGACAACCTCGACCAAAACAGGAATCCCACCTTCCTGACCAATAGCAACTCTTCCTTCTTGAATTGTGGCCAGATTTGCTAAGACTGCCACTGCCTTATCAACCATTCCGGCAGCAGGGTCCATTAACTCCACAAGGTGCTTCACGGCACCAGCTTGCACAATTCGATTCTTGTTTTCATGAAATATTGACAAATTAAACAAAGCAGTGGCTGCGTCTTTCTTACCCCTAGGGGTTCCATTCCCTAATAGATCAACCAACGGTCCAATAGCCCCCGACCTACCAATGCTAATTTTGTTTTCCTCAATCACTGATAAGCTGAATAGAGTGGCAGCAGAATTCTCCTTGGCTTCTGGGCTCCCTGTCTTCAGCACATGAATCAGAGGTTCAATTGCACCAGCATTTGCTATTGCACTTTTGTTATTGTCATTGATTGATAAGTTCAGAAGTGCAGTAACAGCATTTTCCTGGATCCTTGTATCTGGTGATCTGAGTAACTCAACTAATATGGTAATGGCTCCACAGTTTGCAATTGCAATTCGATTATCCATATTATGCTTGGCAAGAAGCCGAATTTCTACTGTTGCCTCTCTCCGAGTATCAATATTGGTGCTCTTCAAGCCCTCAACCAACTTCCGAACCTGGGATTCAATAGCAGAAAGATCAGCTCTAGTTTCAGCAGCAGGAGAGGATGCCATCCTAGGAACAAGCCTCTGGGATGGTCGTTGCCACAAAGATGTTCGGGACCTTGTCTCCGATCGAGGTGGGAACTCTGGTTCTCTATGTGAAGATGGAACGGTAGCAGCACTAGCAGAATCTGGGCCGGGATTTAATTCACCGGAAACATCTCTACTGTATGCTGGACTGCTTGACAACTGAGGAGAACTATTATCATCACCTGGTGTTTCTTGGGGGAAATTTCCACTAGAAAGTGCACTGGAGTAAGAAATAGTTCTAACATGGGCTTGGGCTTGGTCAGGGATAAAGGCATCAGACGATTCCCTTTTAGATGGCGACATTGAGGGTTGGCCAACTGAATCCACACTGCTTTCATCTGAGCTAGCAGACCTGTCATCTAAACCTGCTCCAGCAAGATCCATATGCTGCCCATTAACCATACCACTTAAGGAACCTTCAGAAATTGAACGGGGATGCAATGGTGATGTTCCCTCTCGCTGAATTCCAGCAGAAGTTATGTTATTACCTGGTGAACTAAAAGAATGAGAACGCACCGACTCAGGTGAGGATGGCTGGTTGCCCCTGGAATGAGAAAAGACAGGTGAGTCCCTGGTTGTACCAGACTCCATATACCCCTGAATGACAGATGCTTGATTTAAACTAGTGGACTTCGAGGGCTCAACCAGTTTCACATTGTTTGACTCACACCAAGTTGCAATTAGTGCTTTTACAGTGTAGTTAGGTATTAGGTTGGTATGAGCTAGTGCCTGCCGAGTCTTCGGACAAACAGTAAGTCCAAGATCAATCCAGTTCCTAATGAAAGCCCGCTCATAGGTTTGTCCTGATGCCACAATCACTGGATCAGTCATCAACTCCAAAGAGAGAGGACAACAAAAATCAGCAGGTACTGGAACTGGGCTGCTACTCTCAGCTTGCTTAAGCATACTAAGCCGCTCATGCATACGTGTTACAACAGCAATCATTTGATCAATATATTCAGCTTCTGCAGTCTTTTCAGTTTGCTCAGCATTCTCCTTCAATTTTTCAAGGGCCACAGCCTCAATCAGAACCTCCTGATTAGACTTTAGACCTAGGCTATCAGCAATTTTTGCCAGGACCTCTGAACTGGGTCCTAAACCTTCCCGTTGTTCAGTAATAGCTTCCTTAATGACTGCTGATACTTCTTCATGTCCCAAATGCTTAAGTTTCTGAACACAATGCTGCAATTTTAATATTGATATTACACATCCTCAGTTTCtttcacataataaaaatatgactCCAGTTAAAAGACAAAGCTTAAACCAACTCTTTTGTTTGATAGAATGTTTTACCTCCAGATGATCAGAACTCAATTCATCAGGGAGACATTGCTGAGAAACCTTCAGCTGCTGGAAAATATTGAGCCCCAAAGTCCTTATCCTAGATATCAAGGGTTCAACTTGCATAGCCTAGTGATCATAATAGCAGATGTAGTGAGAATTCAACACGCATAACTTGCAACAGTCATGCCATGTACATCCCATTAGATGCAGGCACAACAAAAGAACTACTACATGTCTTACTTCTGCCAGGCGGGTAGCTAACTTAAGCAAAGGTGTTTGAAGAGGGTAACACTATATAAACATGTAACAATTTTGTGCTATTAGATTTCCCTGTAGATCTATGAGGTGTCATATTTCCACATTAATCCACAAGCAATCTAATGACTCTTCACacgtttctctctctaaaaggtTCATATAGCATTATCTTCCAGAAAATAACCCACCAAGTATAACAAGATCATTTCATACATGCATTTCACAAGCCAAAGCTGAAACCAACAAAATTTCACTTAAATAAAGAAGATAGCTAAAAATCAAAGTTTCTTTAAATAACTAAAACCATGACAATGAACATTTTCTTAGGAGAATAACACAGTTCATCCTATCTAGAAAATGAGACTTGGTAACTAGATAATATCAAATGATACAATACACTAAAGAAGGCAAGACAGACAACTATGATCAAGTGGAAAACTATACAAAAATGTGAACAAGGTTTATGAAAGTTGTAATCAGgtttatgaaaaatatgatgGAAGAGGTACACTTGTTCAGATAGAAGAActttttttgttcaaaaacaATTTGTTGGTGATGAAAGAGCTGGATCATCAccaaacaaacaagaaaagaagatgaaataatATGAAGATTTCTTCTAAAATTAAGAAAGTCTGCAGTAGCTAACAAGTTATCACATCCACCACAAGATCTTCTCCATTAACCATAACTATAACATGAATTATTAGGACCCTGAACCATGGTTCTCGAAAACAAAACTTCTAactattaaaatagaaataagtgCACAACAAACACAAAGCTTTGAGTAAACTACACAGCTAAAAATATggagagtgtgtgtgtgtgtgtgtgtgtgtgtgtgtgtgtgtgtgtgtgtgtgagagagagagagagagagagagagagagatgacaATATATGTGAAGGTCATCATAATTGTGTTTGATTAGAAGAGAAAGCAGAAATAGCATAATTTCCTTCCCTAACCACTGCAAAAGGCAACAAGATTGAATCCGAACATAAAGAAATGAGAAGAACAATTGGTCATAATGGAAGATCAGCTCATTTGACATTAAATTAATGACTAAAATAGATATGCCTTGTATATCTGCAAACGAAGAATTGAGATATTATGACACTTACAAAGTAAACTTTGCTGGACAACAGGTGCCAGTTCTCAATATGCTCCCTTAATTCATCAATTGCATGACCAAGTTCTTCAAATATCTTACTAAGCACTTCATCAGAAGCTAACTCAGAATGAGCAATTGCATCAATAATTGGCTTCAACAGCCTAAGTATCTCCTCTGCCTTTTGGTAATACTTTGAGATGGGTTCCGAGTTGATGTTTCCAGAAAACGATAAATTCAGAAACGAGGATATGCCATTAACAAGCATCTTTAACAATGATATCTCCATAACACCTGCATCAATAAACAAAAACTAAGTAAATAGATCCAATTGATATGTAATAAAAACAGTTCCAAATATGTAATTAAATGATTccataattatcattttatttctagaaagcaaatttagtatgaaaaaatgTGCCAGAAAATTTTCACTGTCAACGTGAAAGGGAGAAAGCCAAGGTCTGGTCTTTGTAGCATATATAACTTGTAGACTACACATTATAAGAGACATCCTTTTCATACTGATATAAATGTAACAGATGTATATGTATACGTACATGTATCAACATTccaaaattcaatcaattaatcaAGGAGTTTAGAGTTCTCATAACATGTTCTGTCCTAGAACTTCCACCACAGCCAATGCATATGCTAACTCTAAATTAGCCTGGTGCAAGCTCTTTAACTTGAGCATTAGGCCCCGACTATCTAACACCCATCTTTCCTTGTTTCAAGTAAACACAGCCCCTAAACAATCGGACAGAACACAAGTTACGGTCTACTTCAAAGGCACAATTCTGTACTTTAAATGTCTCTCAGTCGCAATCCAGCAAACTGTGCAAGTGAATCTTAACATATCTTTTTACAggaatttccttttcaaatattTCAAGATTGGAAAGCTATGCTTCATCAGTAATTCCTTTCTGGTTTGATTTATTCTTGTAAAGAGTATCCCTTATCCTCTCCTACCTCTTGGTAAACTTCTATCTTCATCTCAATaaaattcttcttttattaaatgaaaagaaatggataaattaatttatgagCTAGAAAATATAGGTCTGTAAAGAAACGCATCTCTTATTCTTTGACCCTACTGGCCTGAGATCCGTTTAGGAATTGTGGGTGGGTGTGGCTTAGAATCTGGATGCTAGGGCGGCTCGCATGCTTTAAGCGTTGGTATTGCACTAAGAAAGACTCCTGCTATTGCTATGCTAAAGGTAAGATTTTCTTGGAGTGGAAGTTCCGGTTGGCCTTTGATAAAATGGGTTGTGAACAACACTTTTGGATTGTATGATTAGATCATTAACGGTTAAGAACTTAAGATCATGATGTTTCAATGAGAAAGAGAGTCCACACTAAATGCCAGGCTAATATATGGCATGCTATGCAACTAATGCTCCTTTCTCAACCCTACAAAAATTGTAACATGGTCCATCAACACAATGAGGAAAACAACCCAGTCTTTGATTTCGTTCCCATTAGCACAGATGATCAGGTAGGTGTAGGCCTAAAAGCCAGGCTGAAAAGATAGGGGACTCTCCATTTAGGGGATTCTGTAAATAACCCCTAAGACATAAGGGACTTGCAACCCAAGCGTCATGTTCCTATCCAATGCATAAATGTTCCCTAATACTACAATAGTATTTTACTATCAGTACCAGATAAATGCATCATCTTCACAGGATAATTCCAGCTTATAAAATCCAATCCTTTAAGTGATCATACTTATCTACCTAAAACATCAAATGCGAGCTTAGCCAATCTAAAACACCGCCAGCTCAACTTATCAATTAAATACAACATGCAATCCTAGTCACAAAGTGAGTTATATGGAATTATGGATCATACAATGAAGTTCATACCAAACTACAGCTAAGTTTGCTCCACTTAACTAGCAATATGAGTTTACTCTAAAAATTAATCCGAAACTCCTTAACTTAAAATAGTCACGGAGCTGATCCAGCTCAACAAGCTAAACTCAAATTCAAGTCACAACAAGTCAACCACAACTTCTTCGACACCAAACAAGTTATCCCCCCCCcccttttttaaatttcttcaaAACGATAACCGAATCCAGGGAAACAAAccttaactaaattaataattcattttttaaagaaaacaaaatgaacggcggtcaaaagattaaaatttcGAGAAAGTTCCAAAGCAAAATGTTGAGGTTTACCAGTGGAATGGAATCTGATGCAGCGATCTCCAGGACTGTGTATACTACACCGGCAAGCAAGTTCagtttcttttgcttttatcTAACACTGAAACAAAAGAAGGATTCGAGAATGTTCTACTCGAAAAGATTCTTCTCGAAACGACAGCGTTTCTGGCAATTAGTGTTTGTAGCCGCCGGCGTTTAGCTCAAGACAAACGACGAAAGGAGGACGGTAGCGCCGCCGGCGAACGGAGCGGATGGAGCTAAATTTTGAAGGCCGGCGACGGTGGTGGGGATGCGCCCGAGGAGTGAGGTGGTTAGGGCGAACGATGGGTTTGAAATTATTGGGAAATTTCTAAGACCTGTGTTCAGTGTtctcttgctttttctttttctttttctttttttttgttttaaataaaaaatgtaaaatctcagtttctcttctttttagatttttcttccTCTAGTTGGTCTAGACTGAAGATGATTATTCAACATAATTACGACTTGTTTAATCTTCATGGAATAttccataattaattaaaattgtgtTAAACAGTAAACACCAAACACAACTTTTAGTTAGCAAaccaaaatttattaaatcTAGTTTTGAGTGAAAGAGATTTATGGTCTCACTACTAAAAGTTAGAAGTTtgatatttgtataaaatatataaagattTTAGGATAAGGTACTAAAATAAACtttttacaatttaattttatcagaATACAACATTTAAAGATTAtgcaaatataatttttatattattatatactgtGATAAGAGATCAGCATATTAAGAATATACATAAATTGCAAGTATAATAGTTTACgttaaaacacaataaaaaatcgCAGCACCCAAAAcacaactaaaaaaataatgacatCTCTCCAGTAATTTTTTTACGAATTTTCAAACTGCATAAACCGCGATATTCTTATAGTTGAATATAAATATGCCGTACCTAATTGCAGATTATTTAGTTCGCATCAGGTGCCAAAACATTAGAGAGagaagttaaaaattttagagagaaagaaaaaattgtaaattgaGAGGAAAAGTTGC is part of the Arachis duranensis cultivar V14167 chromosome 1, aradu.V14167.gnm2.J7QH, whole genome shotgun sequence genome and encodes:
- the LOC107473807 gene encoding U-box domain-containing protein 4 — encoded protein: MEISLLKMLVNGISSFLNLSFSGNINSEPISKYYQKAEEILRLLKPIIDAIAHSELASDEVLSKIFEELGHAIDELREHIENWHLLSSKVYFAMQVEPLISRIRTLGLNIFQQLKVSQQCLPDELSSDHLEHCVQKLKHLGHEEVSAVIKEAITEQREGLGPSSEVLAKIADSLGLKSNQEVLIEAVALEKLKENAEQTEKTAEAEYIDQMIAVVTRMHERLSMLKQAESSSPVPVPADFCCPLSLELMTDPVIVASGQTYERAFIRNWIDLGLTVCPKTRQALAHTNLIPNYTVKALIATWCESNNVKLVEPSKSTSLNQASVIQGYMESGTTRDSPVFSHSRGNQPSSPESVRSHSFSSPGNNITSAGIQREGTSPLHPRSISEGSLSGMVNGQHMDLAGAGLDDRSASSDESSVDSVGQPSMSPSKRESSDAFIPDQAQAHVRTISYSSALSSGNFPQETPGDDNSSPQLSSSPAYSRDVSGELNPGPDSASAATVPSSHREPEFPPRSETRSRTSLWQRPSQRLVPRMASSPAAETRADLSAIESQVRKLVEGLKSTNIDTRREATVEIRLLAKHNMDNRIAIANCGAITILVELLRSPDTRIQENAVTALLNLSINDNNKSAIANAGAIEPLIHVLKTGSPEAKENSAATLFSLSVIEENKISIGRSGAIGPLVDLLGNGTPRGKKDAATALFNLSIFHENKNRIVQAGAVKHLVELMDPAAGMVDKAVAVLANLATIQEGRVAIGQEGGIPVLVEVVELGSARGKENAAAALLHLCLHSNRFLSMVLQEGAVPPLVALSQSGTPRAKEKAQALLNQFRSQRHNAGRG